In the Elusimicrobiota bacterium genome, one interval contains:
- a CDS encoding VanZ family protein, with translation MKFVKLWLPVFVWGYIIYYLSDIPGLKTGLGVWDLILRKGAHITEYFILAILLVRAFRKSFRLPFVFLIFWPAVISFLYAVSDEYHQSLIKNRCGSVWDVLVDTVGISLVVFLYLKKGNK, from the coding sequence ATGAAATTTGTTAAACTGTGGCTTCCAGTTTTTGTCTGGGGCTATATTATTTATTATCTTTCTGATATTCCAGGACTAAAAACAGGTCTTGGAGTTTGGGATTTAATCTTGCGTAAAGGTGCGCATATCACCGAGTATTTTATTCTGGCGATTCTTCTTGTCAGGGCATTCAGGAAATCGTTTCGTCTACCGTTTGTATTTTTGATTTTCTGGCCGGCTGTGATTTCATTTTTGTATGCCGTAAGCGACGAATATCACCAATCACTTATAAAAAACAGGTGCGGCTCTGTCTGGGATGTGCTGGTTGATACCGTCGGAATCTCACTTGTCGTTTTTTTATATCTCAAAAAAGGAAATAAATGA